The genomic interval GGACGTGAAAGCGATGACGAAGGCCCGCGGCAGGTGTTCGTTGTGTTCGTGCTGACGAATGAGCTGCGTCGCCTCGATGCCGCCCATGACCGGCATATTGAGGTCCATGAGGACGATATCGAAATGCCCATTTTTATAGGCTTCGACGCCCTTCTGCCCGTCTTCGGCGAAGGTGAGTTTCCAGGGGAACGATTTGAGATAGATCTGGACCAGGTCGTGGTTGTCCTCGGAGTCATCAACATAAAGGATGCTGAGCGGACGATCGGCTCTTTCATCCAGAGCGGGTGCCGGGGCCTGGCCTTTTTTCCAGCTCACGAAAAAGCGCGTGCCGTTGCCCAGCTGACTCTCGACTTCCAGCTTGCCTTGACTCAGGCTGATGAATTCGCGACACAGCCCGAGTCCCAGGCCGGTGCCCCGTTCATCCTTCGTGCCTTTCTCGGTGAACCAGCCGTCTCTTTGAAAGAGCTTGTCTATGTGCACGGGTGCGATGCCCACACCGTTGTCCTCGATCATCATCAGAATTTTGTCGCGATCG from Oligoflexus sp. carries:
- a CDS encoding response regulator; the encoded protein is PDIWVHADRMMVSTVIRNLVANAIKFTRSEEGYILCRATDDRDKILMMIEDNGVGIAPVHIDKLFQRDGWFTEKGTKDERGTGLGLGLCREFISLSQGKLEVESQLGNGTRFFVSWKKGQAPAPALDERADRPLSILYVDDSEDNHDLVQIYLKSFPWKLTFAEDGQKGVEAYKNGHFDIVLMDLNMPVMGGIEATQLIRQHEHNEHLPRAFVIAFTSSVLQTDIDAAIQAGCDSYLVKPIKKQNLVNIISRLMKSTRLRGPA